From the Cyanobacteriota bacterium genome, one window contains:
- the minE gene encoding cell division topological specificity factor MinE — protein MIARLIESLVPHWGEINSRDEVKRRLRLVLAHDRADLTPAVMEKMQREILEIISRYVEIDNDNMEFSLESKQRSTALIANFPIRRVKDIDKALDLKPEPVVAADNLPPLTPLSGETSDEPASSEPVPSEPMSNEPAPNSNQQ, from the coding sequence ATAATCGCTAGGTTGATCGAGTCGTTGGTTCCCCACTGGGGAGAGATAAACAGCCGAGATGAGGTAAAACGCCGTCTGCGGCTTGTACTAGCCCACGATCGGGCTGACTTGACACCTGCTGTGATGGAAAAAATGCAACGCGAGATTCTAGAAATCATTTCGCGCTATGTTGAAATTGACAACGACAACATGGAATTTTCCCTAGAGAGCAAGCAGCGATCAACCGCACTCATTGCCAATTTTCCGATTCGTCGTGTCAAGGATATAGATAAAGCTCTAGACCTTAAGCCTGAGCCAGTCGTTGCTGCTGACAACCTTCCTCCTTTGACACCACTGTCAGGTGAAACTAGTGATGAACCAGCATCTAGTGAACCAGTACCTAGCGAGCCAATGTCAAATGAACCAGCACCCAACAGTAATCAACAGTAA
- the minD gene encoding septum site-determining protein MinD: MSRVIVVTSGKGGVGKTTCTANLGMALAQRGRRVVVVDADFGLRNLDLLLGLENRIVYTAVEVLAGQCRLEQALVKDKRQNGLVLLPAAQNRTKDAVTPAQMKRLINALTQAFDYVLIDSPAGIEMGFQNAIAAAQEALVVTTPEISAVRDADRVVGLLEANGIRRVHLIVNRLRPAMVKANDMMSVEDVQEILAIPLIGIIPDDEQVIVSTNRGEPLVLAEHPSLAGLAFSNIVRRLEGERVEFLDLTANRDGIFSKLKKLLGAKIL, from the coding sequence ATGAGTCGCGTTATTGTCGTTACATCTGGTAAGGGAGGGGTGGGAAAAACCACCTGCACGGCTAACTTAGGCATGGCGCTTGCCCAGCGGGGCCGCAGGGTTGTGGTCGTGGATGCCGATTTCGGGTTGCGTAATCTCGATTTGCTGCTGGGCTTAGAAAATCGCATTGTCTATACGGCGGTGGAAGTGTTGGCAGGGCAATGTCGCCTAGAGCAAGCACTAGTTAAAGACAAGCGACAGAATGGCTTGGTGTTGCTGCCAGCGGCTCAAAATCGCACCAAGGATGCTGTTACCCCTGCCCAGATGAAGCGGCTAATCAATGCCTTGACCCAAGCCTTTGACTATGTGTTGATAGACAGCCCAGCCGGAATTGAAATGGGATTCCAGAATGCGATCGCCGCTGCTCAGGAGGCTCTTGTGGTGACCACACCAGAAATTTCAGCCGTGCGCGATGCCGATCGTGTAGTGGGCTTGCTAGAGGCCAATGGTATTCGTCGGGTACACCTAATTGTGAATCGTTTGCGTCCAGCAATGGTAAAGGCAAACGACATGATGTCTGTTGAAGATGTCCAAGAAATTCTAGCCATTCCCTTAATTGGCATCATTCCTGACGATGAGCAGGTGATTGTGTCTACCAACCGGGGAGAGCCTTTAGTGTTGGCAGAACATCCATCTTTAGCAGGGCTAGCCTTTAGCAATATTGTGCGGCGGTTAGAAGGGGAACGAGTGGAATTTTTAGACTTGACAGCTAACCGTGATGGTATTTTTTCTAAGCTGAAAAAGCTGTTGGGAGCAAAAATTTTGTGA
- the gloB gene encoding hydroxyacylglutathione hydrolase — translation MQIHRLPALRDNYIFLLHDPKTGTATVVDPAEPGPVLRCLKNLGARLTAILNTHHHGDHVGANLDLLQSFPEAVVYGGAEDRGRIPQQQKFLREGDRIVVADRTAEVLFVPGHTRAHIAYYFPPVAAEAPGDLFCGDTLFAGGCGRLFEGTPAQMVQSLSKIRALPDNTRVWCAHEYTLRNLEFAVTIDPQNPDLTMRLATTQAARHCHEHTIPSTLGVEKLTNPFLRWDAPVIQQAMQSSNAVETFARLRRLKDQF, via the coding sequence ATGCAAATTCATCGACTCCCTGCTCTTCGTGATAACTATATTTTCCTATTACACGATCCCAAAACTGGAACAGCAACTGTGGTTGATCCGGCTGAGCCTGGGCCTGTACTCAGGTGCTTAAAGAACTTAGGCGCGAGGCTGACAGCCATTCTTAACACCCATCACCACGGTGACCATGTAGGTGCCAATTTAGATCTCTTGCAAAGCTTTCCGGAGGCTGTCGTATATGGCGGGGCTGAGGATCGGGGCAGAATTCCTCAGCAGCAGAAGTTTTTGCGGGAGGGCGATCGCATTGTGGTTGCTGATCGCACTGCTGAAGTGCTGTTTGTACCTGGGCATACCCGCGCTCATATTGCCTACTACTTTCCCCCTGTGGCTGCCGAAGCACCAGGCGATTTGTTCTGTGGTGACACATTATTTGCTGGTGGCTGTGGACGCTTGTTTGAGGGCACACCCGCTCAGATGGTGCAGTCACTGAGTAAAATTCGCGCCTTGCCAGACAACACGAGAGTTTGGTGCGCCCATGAGTACACCTTAAGAAATCTAGAATTTGCGGTTACGATCGACCCCCAAAATCCAGACCTTACCATGCGCCTGGCCACTACCCAAGCAGCCCGCCATTGCCATGAACACACAATTCCGTCCACTTTGGGCGTAGAAAAGCTTACTAATCCTTTCCTGCGCTGGGATGCACCTGTGATACAGCAGGCTATGCAGTCCTCTAACGCGGTTGAAACCTTTGCCCGCCTCCGTCGCTTGAAGGATCAGTTCTGA
- a CDS encoding Uma2 family endonuclease produces MTMPAVTTAYCTPDEYLELEVDADDRHDYQDRAIVSMASSTPNHNQAG; encoded by the coding sequence ATGACCATGCCTGCCGTCACAACGGCGTACTGTACTCCAGACGAATATCTAGAACTAGAAGTAGATGCAGACGATCGCCACGACTATCAGGATAGAGCAATAGTGAGCATGGCCAGTAGCACGCCAAATCACAATCAAGCAGGTTGA
- a CDS encoding aspartyl/asparaginyl beta-hydroxylase domain-containing protein, which yields MFYDPSLFGFVADLETNWHLIRQELNQLHEQDFIPWPEKYLYGQGWDAFGLYAFGVKLGKNCKLCPETTRLVNKIPGLVTAGFSSLTPGTHIAPHTGYDDGLLRCHMGLTVPENCGIRVGNETRTWQEGKCIVFDDTVEHEAWNYGDRTRVVLLLDFKAPKGLLKRDSPPPKAEPQPTRSASINPLKWFRR from the coding sequence ATGTTTTACGATCCATCATTGTTTGGGTTTGTTGCTGATTTAGAAACTAACTGGCACCTGATTCGCCAAGAACTGAATCAACTGCACGAACAAGACTTTATTCCTTGGCCTGAAAAATACCTGTACGGCCAAGGCTGGGATGCTTTTGGTCTCTATGCCTTTGGTGTGAAGCTGGGCAAGAATTGCAAACTCTGTCCAGAAACTACCCGACTCGTCAACAAAATTCCAGGCTTAGTAACGGCGGGCTTTTCGTCTCTAACACCAGGTACTCATATTGCCCCCCATACTGGTTACGATGATGGACTGCTGCGCTGCCACATGGGATTAACAGTGCCTGAAAATTGTGGCATTCGAGTGGGAAATGAAACTCGCACCTGGCAAGAGGGAAAGTGCATTGTGTTTGATGACACCGTTGAACATGAAGCTTGGAATTACGGCGATCGTACCCGGGTGGTGTTGCTGCTGGATTTCAAGGCACCCAAGGGCTTGCTAAAACGGGACTCTCCACCGCCCAAAGCAGAGCCACAACCCACAAGGTCAGCATCCATCAATCCACTGAAATGGTTCAGGCGATAG
- a CDS encoding creatininase family protein, with protein sequence MMHGFIPADRFFPYLTWTDIQAMPDKANVVIVQPMGAIEQHGPHLPLVVDAAIATAVVGKALQQLDPLIPAYALPTLCYGKSNEHSHFPGTITLTATTLLATLMEIGESLYRAGFRKWVLVNGHGGQPQILDIAARDLHQRYDDLLVFPHFVWRAPHVAAELLTPQELRLGIHAGDAETSLMLAILPEQVHMERAVTEYPQGLPNNSLLSMEGALPFAWVTRDLSRSGVLGDATVATPEKGDRILESLVQSWSQVIADVHNFCQPQVWRQSLDL encoded by the coding sequence ATGATGCATGGATTTATTCCCGCCGATCGCTTCTTTCCCTATCTGACCTGGACAGATATCCAAGCTATGCCTGACAAAGCAAACGTAGTGATTGTGCAACCCATGGGGGCGATCGAGCAACATGGGCCTCACCTGCCCCTAGTCGTAGATGCAGCGATCGCCACAGCCGTTGTCGGCAAAGCCCTGCAACAGCTTGATCCCCTGATTCCAGCCTATGCCTTACCTACCCTTTGCTATGGCAAATCTAACGAGCATAGCCACTTTCCCGGTACGATTACACTGACAGCCACTACGTTGCTGGCAACTCTCATGGAAATTGGAGAGAGCCTGTACCGTGCTGGCTTTCGCAAGTGGGTGTTAGTAAATGGTCATGGAGGACAACCTCAAATTCTTGATATTGCTGCCCGTGACCTACACCAACGCTATGACGATTTACTAGTATTCCCTCACTTCGTCTGGCGGGCACCCCATGTAGCGGCTGAGTTGCTGACACCTCAAGAGCTGCGGCTAGGGATCCATGCTGGAGATGCTGAAACTAGCCTAATGTTAGCCATCTTGCCAGAGCAAGTACATATGGAACGGGCTGTGACCGAGTATCCCCAGGGCTTACCAAACAACAGCCTGTTGAGTATGGAGGGGGCATTGCCGTTTGCATGGGTGACCCGTGATCTAAGCCGTAGCGGGGTTCTAGGAGACGCTACAGTGGCAACGCCAGAGAAGGGCGATCGGATCCTAGAGTCTCTAGTCCAGAGTTGGAGTCAAGTGATTGCCGATGTTCATAACTTTTGTCAACCCCAAGTATGGAGACAGTCCTTGGATTTATGA